Part of the Qipengyuania sp. SS22 genome, TGGCGCGCTCGGCGAGCGGATCGAGCACGCCCGAACGCTTGCCCGCCATGATCAGCGCGGTGACCTTGCCATTGTTATCGTGTGTCATGGCCGCGCAAATAGGACCGAACGGCGCGGTTGTCACTGTTGGCCGGTTAAGGCACGGGGATGGCGTGCGAATTATCTTCTCTCGCAAGGGGTTCGACAGCGCCTCGGGCGGCGGACCGTCGCCGATCGTGGGCGGGCGGCCGGTCAGCTTGCCGATCCCCGCGGGCACCGCCTCGCGTACCACCTATGGCGATCTCGGGCTGGGCGAATTGGCAGCGCGGGCCAGCCGCGGACGTGTCGACGCAAAGACATTGTGCCACCACGACCCGATGTTCCTCGCCGATGGCACCTGCCTGTTCGGCCAGTGCGGCGCGGCGCAGACGCATCTGGCGAACCGTGGCGTGGGACTGGGGGATGTGTTCCTGTTCTTCGGCCTGTTCCGCGCCGAAGGCGGCGATCTCCACCACCGGATTTTCGGCTATCTCGAAGTGGCCGAGATTACCGATCTTGCGCGCGGAGCACCCGATTGCCTGGTCGAGCGCGGCCATCCGCATGCGCTGGCGCTCCATGCCGCGAATGACGTGATTTACGCGGGCCCCGGCGTGGAAGCGCGGCACGCCAGCGATGCGCTGCGGCTCACGGTCCCCGAGGGACCGCCATCCTTATGGAACCGCCCCGCGTGGCTCAAACACGGCGGGCTGAGCTATCACGACCGCACCGACCGCTGGCTGCGCGGCGGGCGTCTGAAAAGCGTGGCGCGCGGGCAGGAATTCGTTGCCGATATCGGCCGCCGCACGGCCCCGCGCGAATGGCTCGCGCGGGTGATCGAGGACCTCAAAGCGTCTTGATGATCGCCGAGAAGTCGAGCCCGCCGTTGTCCTCGGCGAATTGCTCGTAAAGCTCCTTTGCTTGGCGACCGAGCGGGGTCGAGGCATCGGCGGTCTCGGCCGCTTCCATCGCCAGCTTGAGATCCTTGAGCATCAGTCCGGTGGCGAAGCCGCCCTGGTAGTCCTTGTCCGCCGGGCTTTCGATGCCGACGCCGGGCAGGGGGGTGTAAGCATTGAGCGACCAGCAATAGCCCGAGGACTGCGAACTGATCTCGTAGAACTTTTGCGGATCGAGCCCGAGCTTCTCGGCCATTTTCATCGCCTCGGCAGTGCCGATCATCGAGATGGCGAGCAGCATGTTGTTGCAGATCTTGGCGGTCTGCCCCGCGCCGGCATCGCCTGCGTGGATCACTGCCTTGCCCATCGCGTTCAGCACCTCTTCGGCGCGCTTGAACGCTTTCTCGGTGCCGCCGACCATGAAGGTCAGCGTTCCGCCATTCGCCGCCGCAATGCCGCCCGAAACCGGCGCGTCGACCATGTCGTAACCGGCGGCCTCGGCTCTGGCGATGACTTCCTTGGCAGTGGCGACGTCGATGGTCGAGCAATCGAGTAGCACCGCACCGGCGGGTGCCTTGCCGATGACGCTGTCTTGATAAACCGACTTCACGATGGCGCCATTGGGCAGCATCGAAACCACTGCGTCGACGCCCTGAACGGCTTCGGCGGCATCGGTGAAGGGCGTGCAACCATTGTCCTTAGCCGCGGCAAGCGCTTCCTCGCTGAGGTCGAAGGCGTTCACGGCATGCCCCGCCTTGACGAGGTTGGCGGCCATCCCGCCACCCATATTGCCGAGGCCGATAAAGGCGATTTTCATGGTGTATCCTCTCGCAAATTGCTGCGCCCGGGCGACACTCGGGCGACAAAGGCGACAGTGTGTCGCCCCAATCCAACATCGCAAGATGCTGAACTCTCGTGTATTTTTGGGCCGAAGGCGACAGCCTTGCCGATATGACGCCCCCCGGCCCAGGTGGCGGCGGCCCAGCCGGAAACGGGCTTAACAGTTTTGCGGCGGCGTAGGAAAGCGGTGCATTCGCACCAATGGCTTACCGCCCCTTCCACTTGCCTTCGCGCTTCTCGACGAAGGCGGCCATGCCTTCGGCCTTGTCCTCGCTCGCGGCGAGGATCTGGAAGATGCGGCGTTCGATGATCAGGCCCTGGTCGAGGCTGGTCTCGAAAGCGGCATTGACCATTTCCTTGTTCGCGATTGCGGCCATCGGCGGCATGCTGGCAATCTGCGCGGCGGTCTTCAGCGCTTCGTCGAGCAGCGTGTCATGCGGCACGACGCGCGCGACCAGATTGCTGCGCTCGGCTTCCGCGGCATCCATCATCCGGCCCGTCAGGCACATTTCCATCGCCTTGGACTTGCCCACTGCCTTGGTCAGGCGCTGCGATCCGCCCATGCCCGGCGCAACGCCCAGCTTGATTTCGGGCTGGCCGAACTTGGCGTTTTCCGAAGCGATGATGAAGTCGGCCATCATCGCCAGCTCGCAGCCGCCGCCCAGCGCGAAGCCGTTGACCGCGGCGATCCAGGGCTTGCGCGTCTTCTTCACGATCTCGCTGGTCCACGGACTGAAGAAATCCTCGAGATAGAAATCCGCAGCGGCCTTCTCGCTCATTTCCTTGATGTCCGCGCCCGCGGCAAAAGCCTTGTCGCCCGATCCGGTCAGCACCGCGCAGAGCTGGCTGCTATCGGCCTGATAAGCGGCGAACGCTTCGGTCAATTCCTTCAGGATCGTGCTGTTGAGTGCGTTGAGCGCTTGGGGGCGGTTGAGCGTGATCAGCGTCACTGCATCGCGCTGTTCGACGGTGATGGTTTCGTAAGCCAAGGTTCTCTCCACGTCGCTCCTGCGAGAGCAGGAGCCTAGATGACTAACAGGCCGCGCGGAACAACCGCGGCGGCGTATGGGCCTCTGCCTGCGCAGGGGCGACGAATCTTAGTTGCCGAGCGGCGTCCATTCCTCGCCCTGGGGCAGCGGGGCGAAGATGCTGTCGATCAGTTCCTCGCTTACGCCTTCGGGGGTTGCCGGGTTCCATTGGGGATCGCCGGTCTTGTCGACGATCACCGCGCGCACGCCCTCGGCAAAGTCGGGCCGGGTCAGCACGCGGCTGGCGATGCGGTATTCCATGCGCATGTTGTCGGCAAAGCTGCCGAGCTTGGCGCTGTCCGCCAACTGGCGCAGTGCGACCTTGCAGGTCTGCGGGCTCTTGCTGCGCAGCGTGGCGAGCTCCTTTGCCGCCCAGTCGCTATCGTCTGCCTCGAGGCTGGCGAGGATGTCCTCGTAGCGATCCGAGGCGAAGTGCTTCTTGATCAGCGCGGCATTCTCTTCCAGCCGCGCGGCCGGCGGGGTGATCGATAGTTCGGACAGGATACCGCCGATCCGATCGGGATGCTCGATAATGCGCGCCTTGGCTTCGGCGAGTTTCTCGGCGGGCAGGTAATGCGTGGCGATACCCGCCCAGACGCATTCGGCGCCGTCGAGCCGCGCACCGGTCAGCGCGAGGAACTGGCCGAGCCGCCCGCCCAGCCGCGAGAGGTGCCAGCCGCCGCCCACGTCGGGGAACAGGCCGATCCCGCTTTCGGGCATGGCGAAGCGCGTGTTCTCGGTCGCGACGCGATACTCGCAGGGCAGCGCAATGCCCACGCCGCCGCCCATGGTGATCCCGTCCATGAAGGCCACGATGGGCTTGTCATATTCGAACATCTGGTGGTTGAGCTGGTATTCGTCGTGGAAGAACTCGCGCCCGCTTTTACCGCCGTCGTTAAGCGCGGAATGGCGCAGCAGGTTGATGTCGCCACCCGCGCAGAAGCCGCGGCCTTCGGCATGGTCGAGAATAACGGCCTCGACCGTATCGTCGCCAGCCCAATCGGCCAGCGCCGCGCTCATCGCGTGGCACATGTCCAGCGTCAGCGCGTGGAGCGCCTTGGGGCGGTTGAGCGAGAGGTGGCCGGTGCGGCCATGGGTGTGGATGTTCACTTCGTCGGTCATGCGGCTTTCTCGTATTCGATCAGGTCCCAGCGATTGCCGAAAGGGTCGTTAAATACGGCGACAGTGCCGTAGCTCTCGCGGCGCGGGCTTTCTTCGAAAGAAATGCCCGCGTCGCTCAGTTTGCGGTGGGTTGCGGCGAAGTCGTCCGTCTGGAGAAACAGGCCGACCCGGCCGCCGAACTGGTTGCCGATGGCGGCGCGCTGCTCGTCGCCCTTGGCCTTGGCAAGCAGGATGCGTCCACCCGTCTTGCCGCCGACGACGAGCCAGCGTTTGCCATCGCCAAGATCGCTGTCCTCGATCAGGTCGAAATCGAGCACCTGGGTGAAGAAGGCCGCGGCTTCGTCGTAATCGGGGATGACCAGCGCCACCAGTGCAAGGCCGGTCGCGCTCACTGGCGCAGCATTTCCCGGCCCACGATCATGCGCATGACCTGATTGGTGCCTTCGAGGATCGAATGGACGCGCAGATCGCGCCAGAAACGTTCGATGGGGTATTCTTTCAGATAGCCATAACCGCCGAACAGCTGCAGCGCATTGTTGACGACATTGCTGCCGCTGTCGGTCGCCAGCCGCTTAGCCATGGCGGAGAACTTGCTCTTGTCGGGCGCATTGTCGGTGACCTTCGCAGCCGCCAGATAAAGCAGCGCGCGCGCCGCTTCCAATTCGGTCGCCATGTCGGCGAGCATGAACTGCGTGTTCTGGAAATCGGCAATCGCCTGGCCGAACTGCTGGCGTTCCTTGGTATAATTCACCGCCTCGTCGAGACAGCGCTGCGCCCCGCCGAGCGAACAGGCGCCGATGTTCAAGCGCCCGCCGTCGAGTCCCATCATGGCATAGCGGAAGCCGTCGCCTTCGGGGCCGACGCGGTTGGCCACCGGCACCCGCGCATCCTCGAAGATCAACTGCGCGGTCGGGCTGGCATTCCAGCCGAGCTTCTTTTCCGGCTTGCCGAAGGACACGCCGGGCGTGTCCTTGTCGATCACCAGGCAGGTGACGCCCTTGGTCTTGTGCTCGCCCGTGCGGACCATGGTGACATAGACATCGTTGAAGCCCGCACCCGAAATGAACTGCTTGGTCCCGTTGAGGACGTAGTGGTCGCCGTCGAGCCTGGCGCTGGTCTTGAGCCCCGCGGCGTCCGAACCGCTGCCGGGTTCGGTCAGCGCATAGCTGGCGACCTTCTCCATCGTGACGAGGTCGGGCAGGTACCGCGCCTTCAGTTCCTCGCCGCCGAAGCGGTCGATCATCCAGGCGGCCATGTTGTGGATCGAAATGAACGAGCTGGTCGCGGGGCAGCCATAGGCCATGGCTTCCATGATCAGCGCCGCTTCGAGCCGGCCCAAGCCGATGCCGCCCGCTTCCTCGGACACGTAGATCGCGCCAAAGCCCAGCTCGGCGCTTTGCTTGATCACGTCGATGGGGAAATGCGCCGTCTGGTCCCATTCGCCCGCATGCGGGGTGATGTTGTCGGCGGTGAAGCGCTGCGCCACTTCCTGGATCGCGAGCTGCTCTTCGGTAAGCTGGAATTGTCCTGTCATGTCGAGTGACCTAGCGGTGGTGAGGGGGCGTGAAAAGGGCTGCGGCAGTCAGCCTTCGATGATTGCTTCGGCCTCGATTTCGACTTTCCATTCCGGTCGGCATAGCCATGCCACACCTGCCATCGTTGCGGTGGGCGGGGCCTCGCCAAAGAAGCGGGCATGGACTTCGCCGACCGCTTCCTGGTCGGCCGGATCGGTCAATAGCATCCGCGTGCGCACGACATCTTTCGCGCTGCCGCCCAGTTCCTCGATCGCGCGCAGGATGAGCACGAAACAGCGTTCGGCCTCGGCCGCGGCGCCGCCCTGGGTGGAACTGCCGTCATCTTCGATCGGTCCGGTCCCGGCGACGAGGATGCGATTGCCGTCACGCACTGCGCGGGCGAAGCCGAACTGCGTTTCGAAAGGCGAGCCGGTGAAGGCGCGGCGGCGCGTCATCCGCAGGTAATCTTGGTGATCAGCTGCGCTTCGTCATAGCGTACGTTCACGCGATCGGTGCGGTAATCCATCGTCCACGCCGAATTGGGCGGGCCCCAGCGCAGTACTTCGGCGCCGCTGTCCGCCAGGATTGCGGCACCCGCTTCCTCGGTCGCTTCACGGCCGACATGCACCCGCGCCGAAGCTGCGTCGCAGACCCTGACCATGGCATCGCGGGGCGGTTCCGAGGGTGCAGGTGCGGGTTCGGTATAGCCGGCGCAAGCTGCCAGCGGCAGGGCAAGCGCGGTAAGGATCAGGATACGCATGGTAACACTCCCTATTCACATTTCTTGAGCGGCATCGGTTCGAACTGCTCTTCACCGACAGGCATGGAAGTGAGCGTGCGTCCACCTTCCGTCAGCGTGAAGCGGCGTGCCATCTCCCATGTTTCGCCTTCGCCTTCCATTGCCAGCGAAACGACGATGTCCTGCGGGCTGCCGACTTCGATCCGCGTCACATCGCCATGCGATTCGTAGAACTGCATGGTCTCAGGGCCGATATCGACACGCATGTCGGATGCCGGGTCGCAGCTTCCCTCGACATAGTCCCATACGCCGCGGAACGCAGCGGGGATTGTCTCGGCGACCACCGGTTCGGGCGATCCGGCCCCGTCGCCAATCCCGCCATCGGGTTCGACCGGCATCATCGTTTCGGCAGGTTCTGGCTCGGCCGCGTTGTCGGACGCGCCCGAACAGGCGGCAAGCAGGATGACCAGCGACAAGGTGGCGGGGAACAGTGTGCGTTTCATCGTCTCTCTCCAGATTTGCGTGCCGCGGCGTTTATCCCATCGTCGGAATAACGAAGGCGTTCGATCCATCGCCGCCGCCATCGGGCCAGCGCTGGGTGACCTTCTTGGCCTTGGTCCAGAACTTCAGGCCTTCCTGGCCATACTGGTCGGTGTCGCCGAAGCCCGAACGTTTCCACCCGCCGAAGCTGTGATAGCTGACCGGCACGGGAATCGGAACGTTGATCCCGACCATGCCGACATTGACACGGTGCGCGAATTCGCGCGCCGCATGGCCGTTGCGCGTGAAGATCGCGACGCCATTGCCATACTGGTGTTCGCTCGGCAGCCGGACGGCGTCCTCGAAATCCTTGGCGCGCACGATCTGGAGGACCGGGCCGAAGATTTCCTCGCGGTAGCTTTCCATGTCGGTGGTGACGCGGTCGAGCAGCGTCGGGCCGACGAAAAAGCCTTTCTCGTGGCCCTGCAGGGTGAAACCGCGTCCGTCGATGACCACCTCGGCACCTTCCTGTTCGGCAGTGTCGATCCACTGTTCTACCCGCGCCTTGTGCTCGGGTGTGACGACCGGGCCGTAATGCGCGTCGGGATCGGTCGAGACGCCGATGCGCAGCGCATTGATCGCAGGGATCAGCTTCTCGCGCAGCCTGTCCGCCGTGTCCTCGCCAACGGGCACGACCACCGGCAGCGCCATGCAGCGTTCACCCGCGGACCCGAAGGCAGCCCCGGCGAGATCGCCCACCACCTGGTCGAGATCGGCATCGGGCATGACGATGCCGTGGTTCTTCGCGCCGCCCATGGCCTGCACACGCTTGCCCGCAGCGACACCGCGCTTGTAGACGTAATGCGCGATATCGCTCGACCCGACGAAGCTGACCGCGGCGATGTCCTCGTGATCGAGGATCGCATCGACCATTTCCTTATCGCCGTGGACGACCTGCAGCAGCCCCTCGGGCGCGCCGGCCTCGACGAACAGTTCGGCCAGCCGGATCGGCACGCTGGGATCGCGTTCGGACGGCTTGAGGATGAAGGCATTGCCCGCCGCGATCGCCATGCCGAACATCCACATCGGGATCATCGCGGGGAAGTTGAACGGGGTGATGCCCGCCCCGATGCCGAGCGGCTGGCGCATCGAATAAACGTCGATGCCGGGACCCGCGCCTTGCGAATATTCGCCCTTGAGCGCCTGCGGGATGCCGCAGGCATATTCGATCACTTCGAGCCCGCGCTGCACATCGCCGTGCGCATCGTCGACGACCTTGCCGTGCTCGCTGGCAAGCAGCTCGGCCAGTTCCTGCTTGTTGGCTTCGACCAGCCGTTTGAATTCGAACATCACCCGCGCGCGGCGCTGCGGGTTGGTCGCCGCCCATTCGGGCTGGACCTTCCTGGCGGCGGCGACCGCGCGGTCGAGCAAGGCGGCGTCGCCCAGCGGAACCTCGGCCTGGACTTCGCCCGTCGAGGGGTTCCAGATCTTGTGGGTGCGGGCCGTGGGAGCGCTCGCTCCGCCGGCGATGAAATGGTCAAGCTGACGCATGAAAGTTCCTCTCTTTTCTTTGCAACGGCCCATACGCGCGCAAGGTCCGAAAGCAACCGGTATCGGGTGAAACCTTTGCCGCGCGCGGCTAGCCGACGGCCGCCATCATCTGCGCGCACAGGATCGCGCCATAGGTCCCCAGCGCATAGCCCAGCACGGCCAATAGTACGCCGACCGGGGCCAGCGCGGGATGGAACGCCGCCGCCACCACCGGCGCCGAGGCCGCGCCGCCGATATTGGCCTTGCTGCCCACCG contains:
- a CDS encoding enoyl-CoA hydratase-related protein, yielding MAYETITVEQRDAVTLITLNRPQALNALNSTILKELTEAFAAYQADSSQLCAVLTGSGDKAFAAGADIKEMSEKAAADFYLEDFFSPWTSEIVKKTRKPWIAAVNGFALGGGCELAMMADFIIASENAKFGQPEIKLGVAPGMGGSQRLTKAVGKSKAMEMCLTGRMMDAAEAERSNLVARVVPHDTLLDEALKTAAQIASMPPMAAIANKEMVNAAFETSLDQGLIIERRIFQILAASEDKAEGMAAFVEKREGKWKGR
- the mmsB gene encoding 3-hydroxyisobutyrate dehydrogenase, with amino-acid sequence MKIAFIGLGNMGGGMAANLVKAGHAVNAFDLSEEALAAAKDNGCTPFTDAAEAVQGVDAVVSMLPNGAIVKSVYQDSVIGKAPAGAVLLDCSTIDVATAKEVIARAEAAGYDMVDAPVSGGIAAANGGTLTFMVGGTEKAFKRAEEVLNAMGKAVIHAGDAGAGQTAKICNNMLLAISMIGTAEAMKMAEKLGLDPQKFYEISSQSSGYCWSLNAYTPLPGVGIESPADKDYQGGFATGLMLKDLKLAMEAAETADASTPLGRQAKELYEQFAEDNGGLDFSAIIKTL
- a CDS encoding I78 family peptidase inhibitor, which codes for MRILILTALALPLAACAGYTEPAPAPSEPPRDAMVRVCDAASARVHVGREATEEAGAAILADSGAEVLRWGPPNSAWTMDYRTDRVNVRYDEAQLITKITCG
- a CDS encoding RidA family protein gives rise to the protein MTRRRAFTGSPFETQFGFARAVRDGNRILVAGTGPIEDDGSSTQGGAAAEAERCFVLILRAIEELGGSAKDVVRTRMLLTDPADQEAVGEVHARFFGEAPPTATMAGVAWLCRPEWKVEIEAEAIIEG
- a CDS encoding VOC family protein — protein: MSATGLALVALVIPDYDEAAAFFTQVLDFDLIEDSDLGDGKRWLVVGGKTGGRILLAKAKGDEQRAAIGNQFGGRVGLFLQTDDFAATHRKLSDAGISFEESPRRESYGTVAVFNDPFGNRWDLIEYEKAA
- a CDS encoding enoyl-CoA hydratase/isomerase family protein encodes the protein MTDEVNIHTHGRTGHLSLNRPKALHALTLDMCHAMSAALADWAGDDTVEAVILDHAEGRGFCAGGDINLLRHSALNDGGKSGREFFHDEYQLNHQMFEYDKPIVAFMDGITMGGGVGIALPCEYRVATENTRFAMPESGIGLFPDVGGGWHLSRLGGRLGQFLALTGARLDGAECVWAGIATHYLPAEKLAEAKARIIEHPDRIGGILSELSITPPAARLEENAALIKKHFASDRYEDILASLEADDSDWAAKELATLRSKSPQTCKVALRQLADSAKLGSFADNMRMEYRIASRVLTRPDFAEGVRAVIVDKTGDPQWNPATPEGVSEELIDSIFAPLPQGEEWTPLGN
- a CDS encoding acyl-CoA dehydrogenase family protein — encoded protein: MTGQFQLTEEQLAIQEVAQRFTADNITPHAGEWDQTAHFPIDVIKQSAELGFGAIYVSEEAGGIGLGRLEAALIMEAMAYGCPATSSFISIHNMAAWMIDRFGGEELKARYLPDLVTMEKVASYALTEPGSGSDAAGLKTSARLDGDHYVLNGTKQFISGAGFNDVYVTMVRTGEHKTKGVTCLVIDKDTPGVSFGKPEKKLGWNASPTAQLIFEDARVPVANRVGPEGDGFRYAMMGLDGGRLNIGACSLGGAQRCLDEAVNYTKERQQFGQAIADFQNTQFMLADMATELEAARALLYLAAAKVTDNAPDKSKFSAMAKRLATDSGSNVVNNALQLFGGYGYLKEYPIERFWRDLRVHSILEGTNQVMRMIVGREMLRQ
- a CDS encoding CoA-acylating methylmalonate-semialdehyde dehydrogenase → MRQLDHFIAGGASAPTARTHKIWNPSTGEVQAEVPLGDAALLDRAVAAARKVQPEWAATNPQRRARVMFEFKRLVEANKQELAELLASEHGKVVDDAHGDVQRGLEVIEYACGIPQALKGEYSQGAGPGIDVYSMRQPLGIGAGITPFNFPAMIPMWMFGMAIAAGNAFILKPSERDPSVPIRLAELFVEAGAPEGLLQVVHGDKEMVDAILDHEDIAAVSFVGSSDIAHYVYKRGVAAGKRVQAMGGAKNHGIVMPDADLDQVVGDLAGAAFGSAGERCMALPVVVPVGEDTADRLREKLIPAINALRIGVSTDPDAHYGPVVTPEHKARVEQWIDTAEQEGAEVVIDGRGFTLQGHEKGFFVGPTLLDRVTTDMESYREEIFGPVLQIVRAKDFEDAVRLPSEHQYGNGVAIFTRNGHAAREFAHRVNVGMVGINVPIPVPVSYHSFGGWKRSGFGDTDQYGQEGLKFWTKAKKVTQRWPDGGGDGSNAFVIPTMG